A window of Adhaeribacter arboris genomic DNA:
AGAATAAGTAATAGAGGCATTATCGTTGATTAAAATACTTGCCACTGGGGTACCTGTCCCATCGGTAGCATTATTCACTACGGTAAAGTTAACCGAACTGGTGCTGGTTCCATTGGTGCTGCTGTAAGTGGTTACATTCAAAGTGTATTTTCCTATGCCCGGAGTCCAGAAGTTCGGGTTGCCATTGGTATAACCATACAAAGCATAAGGGGCAGTGGTTTGGGTAACATTTTGTGTTTTTGTTCCCGTTAAATTAAATCTTACGCTGTCTGCTTGATAATTAGGGATTGCCATTATGTTAAGATTAGTAGTGCTTATCGCCGCTAAATCCAGAGTATCGCCGTTGGTAATCGTTTTTAAGAGTTGATTAGTATTAGCATTGAGCCAGGATATTTTTAGCGGCTGAGTAGAATAGGAAGCACTGGCACTGGTTATTGGAAAAGATGAAAGTGGATTGTAAGAGCCGTAAGGAGCCACATCTTTATAAGAGGCATCGCTGTTACCCGTCCGGACCTCATCTAAATATAAAACCCGTTTCGTAATATCGTACCATCTTCTTTTGTAAATACCCGCTTTAAAATACGGATAAACCTGGTCGTTGTAACAATTTGGTCCTTTGTAGTCCACCACTTTAATCCCGTTTTTCCATACTTCTAGTATCCCATCCGATTCGTGCGAGAAGTTTATGTGGTACACCATATCTAACCATTTATCTTTCTCTAACGGACCTAAATCAAATACTTTTTTGCCACTTACGGAACCATTGGTATTAGTAGCCTCTGTTGCCCAATTTATAACAAACGAAAGCCGTCCTTTAGCCACAGTTAAGGAAAGCGGAGGAAGACGGGCATCTTCGCCGGCATCTTCTACGGCGTGCCACTGTGATATAATGTCCCAGCCTTCTGCATTGTAATCGTTTTCCCAAGAATCACTTGGCAGGTATAAACTGGTACCATACCAACGGTTACTTTCCGTTTCGGCGGACAAAAGAATTTCGGAACGGACACTGCCATCTCCGTTGCGCATTTCAAAACGCGCCGCATTGGCGCCGTTACGGACAAAATCATTATTTATAGCAAGGGCATAGGGAGTAAAAACCTGTTTTCTAAAATAAGAACTTAAAACAGGTTCAAATAGAGCTTCTGATAGTAAATTAGGTCGGCCATCGGAACTAACGATAGCGTTGGAAACCGAAGTTTTGCTCACGGAATAAGGCTTGGGAGCAACTAACTCCTCCGGCTCGCAAGACATGGTAAATAAGGATAAAAAGGACAAACCAATAAGTAGATTTTTCTTCATAAAATATAGATGTTTCGGATTTTAATTAAATTAAGGTGTAATAGTTAAGTACAATTGCAATGAGTTTTATAGATGATATATAAGTGTTATTGATAGTATAGATACATCTTATTAAATAGGATTATTCCTATTAAAACATTCTTTAAATAGTTATTGAACGAAATATTATATGATTTTTTTATTTTATCATCCTTGTGTACCGGCATTTACAAAAACGGGGCTAAAAATAGCAGGCTCAACAATGCACAATAAAATATTTGTCATTATCCAATCCTTATATTTATATAATTATATATAATATAAAATCTAAAAGGTATTCAGAATAAAGATTTAGACAGATTAAGGATTTATAAACAGGTATTTAAATGGAGGGAATTCTTTTTAAACAGGTATTTTGCCATTGTTTGGCAAAAGGGATAAAATTTTATAAATTTCTTCTAATAATGTCCAATTTGGTTTGAGTCAATTGATATAAGGTTGTAGTAAGTATATTCACAACTTTAAACACTAACAAAATGGATGAATTTCTTTTAATTTTTCGGCACGAAGATGGGCAAAAAATAGCTTCGCCGGAGCAAATACAAACCTGGATGAAACAAACTATGGACTGGATTGGTGGTATTGCGGCTCAGAACAAATTTAGCGGGGGTAATGGCTTACCATTTGAGGATGCCCGGGTAGTAAGACCCAACAACCTAGTGACCAATGGACCTTTCGGAGACATTAAAGAAACTATAGGCGGCTACATTATTGTAAAAGCCCATTCTGTTGACGAAGCCGTTGAATTTGCCAAAGGTTGTCCGGTATTGCAGGGCCATGGTAATAGTGTAGAGGTCCGGAAAATAGCAAAAAACGATACCATTCAACACGATACCATTCATTAACTGCTTTAAACGCTTCTGTAGTTTAACGGAAGCGTTTTTTTATTATGTCACACGAGTTAGTACCCCATTTATTTCGGACCGAATACAGCAAAATAGTAGCCGTTATAGGAAAGTTTTTAGGATTGGAACACCTTGAAATAGCTGAAGATATTGCCAGCGAAACCTTTATCGCTGCCCTGGAGACTTGGCCTTATAAAGGAATTCCGGAAAACTCTACTGCCTGGCTGTACGCAGTAGCTAAAAATAAAGCTAAAAACTATCTTACTCGCCACCACCATTATACGGAAAAAATTGCACACAAAATAAAATCTACTGCTACCCAAAGCCCGGAAATAAATCTGGACTTATCAGATCAAATTATTAAAGATAGTCAGCTGCAGATGTTATTTGCAGTTTGTCATCCGGTTATTGCTCCGGAGGCACAAATTAGTTTGGCTTTGCGTTTTTTAGGAGGTTTTGGGATTGAGGAAATAGCCAATGCCTTTTTAACGAATAAAGAAGTTATTAACAAACGCTTATTTCGGGCAAAAGAAAAATTACGCGAGGCAAAGATACAAATAGAATTGCCGCCGGAAGCAGAGATAGATAATCGATTGGAAACAGTTCTGACAACCTTATACTTATTTTACAACGAAGGTTATTATTCTGAAAGTCGGGATGTTGTTTTGCGGGAGGACCTTTGCTTAGAAGCCATGCGCCTCACTTACTTGCTCCTTCAAAACGAAAAAACGAACCAGCCCGCCGTAAATGCTTTATTGTCTTTAATGTGTTTTCATGCTTCCCGGTTTCCGGCTCGGAAAGATAATAACGGGGAAATAATTTTGTACCAAGAGCAAGACGAAACACTTTGGAATAAGGAGTTAATTTCGAAAGGAATATACTTTCTGCGCCAAGCTGCTCAAGGTAATAAAATTTCTAAATACCACTTAGAAGCGAGTATTGCCTACTGGCACACCATAAAAGCAGATACTCCAGAAAAGTGGGAATCTATTTTACAATTGTACAACCAATTATTATTACTAGAATATTCTCCGATTGCTGCTCTCAACCGAACCTATGCGCTTGCTAAAGCAAATAACAAGCAAGAAGCCCTAATTCAGGCCGAAAAATTACAGCTTACTCATAACCCTTATTACTACACTTTACTCGGAGAACTTTACTTGGATATAGATACTGCTAAAGCTAAAATCTATTATGAAAGAGCGTATACCTTGGCCAAAACGCAAACGGATAAACAAACAATCCAAAAGAAATTAAATAAACTTGCTTTTAAGTAGTGTATACGCTAATACTATTTATACAAAATTAAATTCTACTTCCACCTGAAGCATAACTCCTTTCCTGTATAGTTGATAACATAAAGGCAAGCAAACTCTTTGATTATGATTGTTGGGAGGAAATAAAAATAAAAGTCCGGGTTTGCCGGACTTTTATTTTTATTGTTAGAAGAAAGACAGCTTTTTTACCGCACTATTTCTACCCAGCCTTTGTAAGTTTTGCGGGCATTTTTAGGATCTAAGGTAAAGAACTCAACCTCGGCCTGGTAGTAATAGACGCCATCTGGTACTTTATTGCCGTTATTATCTAACCCTTTCCAGTTAATGAGCGGATCGGAGCTGCCTTCGTACAACTTTGCGCCCCAGCGGTTAAATACGGTAAACTTCGTCGATTTTATAAAGCTAGGTCGTTTATCATCGGGTTTAAACACGTCGTTTTTACCATCGTTATTCGGTGTAAAAATGTTTGGCAAACTAAAATAGAAGCAGTTGTCTTTACAAACTTCATTACTTACGGCGCTTTCATTGCCGGATGCATCGGTGGCCGTAACTACATAGCAACCCGCAAACGACGTTAGATTCTGGTGCGTGTACGTAGTAATATCCGGGCCGGTAAAGGCAATGGAGTCGTACTCACTTTCCGGCGAAGCTTTAAAATAAATAGTATAATAGGCAATATCCTTACTACACGGCGGCGTAACATTTGGTACCCAAGTTAAGATGTTCTGAATAGGAGTATTGGCCGTTAACTTATCGCAATCCAGTTCATTTAAGCTAAGTACTGGCGGGCACGGTGCCGTTACATCCTCGAACAGGACACAGGAAATCTGACTATCGTTGAGTAGTAAATACGGAATTCTGGGATTGGAGTAACGGCCTTTGGTGGTAACGTAGTAACAATATTCCTGATTTTCCTGCAAAGGTTGGTTATTAAAAGTACCCTGATCCGTGTACGTGCCGCCGTTAATGGTAGCGTCCACACTGTCTATTAATACAAAGTTGTTATCAATGCGCCGGTAAATTAAATGCTTCCGTGCGGTATTATTCCACGGTACGCGGTAAGTCCAGGTGAGAATGTTTGTTTTGTTTTCCGATACCGTAGTGAGGCGCACACTCGAACCCGGGGAGGCAGTGTCTACTAATGCTGTTGGAGTACCGCCATTAGGTGAATGGAAAAACTCGATCTTATAGGTATAGGCATTAACCTCGGTATTCAGGTTAGTATCCGTGTAGGTAGTATCGTTTAAATTGTTGGTTTGGTAAATTTGGGCAAAAGCTGCCACGGTACCTACCTGCCCTTCGGCCCGGGATAAACGGTATTGCAAGGGCGGCGTTAAACCTTCCACGCCTTCGTGCGGCTTGGTCCATTTAACTAATATTTTACCGGTAGTAGGGGAAGTTTCCGTAACACTTACGTTGGTAAGCATGGGTACATTATCGGGCAAGGTAATGCATACCGGCGGAGCCGCTAAACTTTCGCCATTGCCCGGAGGTGCCCAGGCGGCGTAAATAGTATAACAATAAGTTTGTCCTCTTTTTAAGCCACCGGCTATGCCATTATCGTAAAAGGTAACTACTCCATTGTTTACCTCTCCCACTCGTACAAAACCAGTGGAGGCGGGTACGCCGGTAATGCATATTTGGGGAACAAAATCTGACTCGCCTTCTTTGCGGTAAATGAATAATTTCTCGGCGTTCTGGCATTCGTAATTTTGCCAGTTCAACCGGATTCCTCCTCCTTCAATGGTGGCCGTTAAACCCTGCGGAGCCGGCCCAATTACCCGAATGCTCCAGGGCTTTAAGTCCGCCAGCGGTACGGCCGCATTATCTACTGCCCGAAATACTACCTGGTAAGGTTTATCCCGGACATCGGTACAACTGGTAAGCCAGTTAAATTGCCCGTTGTTGTTATTAATCTGGTTAAATAGGGCCGGGGGCAAAATACCACCGTAGGCTTGTATCTTCAAGATATTTCCAGGGTCCGGATCGTTAGCCGTAATAATTTCACTTATAGTAGTTCCGGCCACCACGCAGAGATCTTTCTGGTTAAGCACCGGCGGTCTATTTTCAGTGGGCAAAACCCGGATTTGCATATCGCGCAGCACTTCCCCGATTTTACGCCCATCGCGCCATTCTTCCACAAAAAAAGCTACGTTGTAGTCGCCTAGGCGCCCCGGGGTATTCCAGGTAATTTGGCCCGTAATCGCATCAATGGTGAACGTGGGCGGACCACCCGGTGGATTGGGCAAAGCCGTACCACCAAACATATTCGGCCACTGAAACCCAAATACATTGGCTAGTATGGGGTTGCTAATATCATCCGTTAAATTTTGTTGCGAGGGAAATAACCGGAAAGCAATGCTGTCGCCGTCGGCATCAAAAGCCCCCGGATTATGCACGTATAACTGACCTGAAGTAGCCACATCAATGGGCGGGACTAATAATTGAGGGGTGTGGTTAATCGGTTCGAATAAATCAATGGTAAGCGTAGTTTTTATAACAAAATCCTGCTGATCGGATTGAGTCATGTTAACCACGTTTTTACTGCGGTTTA
This region includes:
- a CDS encoding polysaccharide lyase, which codes for MKKNLLIGLSFLSLFTMSCEPEELVAPKPYSVSKTSVSNAIVSSDGRPNLLSEALFEPVLSSYFRKQVFTPYALAINNDFVRNGANAARFEMRNGDGSVRSEILLSAETESNRWYGTSLYLPSDSWENDYNAEGWDIISQWHAVEDAGEDARLPPLSLTVAKGRLSFVINWATEATNTNGSVSGKKVFDLGPLEKDKWLDMVYHINFSHESDGILEVWKNGIKVVDYKGPNCYNDQVYPYFKAGIYKRRWYDITKRVLYLDEVRTGNSDASYKDVAPYGSYNPLSSFPITSASASYSTQPLKISWLNANTNQLLKTITNGDTLDLAAISTTNLNIMAIPNYQADSVRFNLTGTKTQNVTQTTAPYALYGYTNGNPNFWTPGIGKYTLNVTTYSSTNGTSTSSVNFTVVNNATDGTGTPVASILINDNASITYSTQATLSIKAVNATHMRFYDNANSTWTNWEPIAPTRPWTLSNGVGSKWVKVQVKNVMGIMSATASDGIILK
- a CDS encoding RNA polymerase sigma factor — its product is MSHELVPHLFRTEYSKIVAVIGKFLGLEHLEIAEDIASETFIAALETWPYKGIPENSTAWLYAVAKNKAKNYLTRHHHYTEKIAHKIKSTATQSPEINLDLSDQIIKDSQLQMLFAVCHPVIAPEAQISLALRFLGGFGIEEIANAFLTNKEVINKRLFRAKEKLREAKIQIELPPEAEIDNRLETVLTTLYLFYNEGYYSESRDVVLREDLCLEAMRLTYLLLQNEKTNQPAVNALLSLMCFHASRFPARKDNNGEIILYQEQDETLWNKELISKGIYFLRQAAQGNKISKYHLEASIAYWHTIKADTPEKWESILQLYNQLLLLEYSPIAALNRTYALAKANNKQEALIQAEKLQLTHNPYYYTLLGELYLDIDTAKAKIYYERAYTLAKTQTDKQTIQKKLNKLAFK
- a CDS encoding T9SS type B sorting domain-containing protein, with the translated sequence MRINLPSKTAIPVFCLCVLVWCLGFSTKVQATHIRAGEIIAQSDTTLPVANRNPLRYFFKMVQYADVNSQADNPQSTVSFGDGTISQPPNGDRARHEKITPDTWRNVYYFEHTYSGPGTYTIIYYEVNRSKNVVNMTQSDQQDFVIKTTLTIDLFEPINHTPQLLVPPIDVATSGQLYVHNPGAFDADGDSIAFRLFPSQQNLTDDISNPILANVFGFQWPNMFGGTALPNPPGGPPTFTIDAITGQITWNTPGRLGDYNVAFFVEEWRDGRKIGEVLRDMQIRVLPTENRPPVLNQKDLCVVAGTTISEIITANDPDPGNILKIQAYGGILPPALFNQINNNNGQFNWLTSCTDVRDKPYQVVFRAVDNAAVPLADLKPWSIRVIGPAPQGLTATIEGGGIRLNWQNYECQNAEKLFIYRKEGESDFVPQICITGVPASTGFVRVGEVNNGVVTFYDNGIAGGLKRGQTYCYTIYAAWAPPGNGESLAAPPVCITLPDNVPMLTNVSVTETSPTTGKILVKWTKPHEGVEGLTPPLQYRLSRAEGQVGTVAAFAQIYQTNNLNDTTYTDTNLNTEVNAYTYKIEFFHSPNGGTPTALVDTASPGSSVRLTTVSENKTNILTWTYRVPWNNTARKHLIYRRIDNNFVLIDSVDATINGGTYTDQGTFNNQPLQENQEYCYYVTTKGRYSNPRIPYLLLNDSQISCVLFEDVTAPCPPVLSLNELDCDKLTANTPIQNILTWVPNVTPPCSKDIAYYTIYFKASPESEYDSIAFTGPDITTYTHQNLTSFAGCYVVTATDASGNESAVSNEVCKDNCFYFSLPNIFTPNNDGKNDVFKPDDKRPSFIKSTKFTVFNRWGAKLYEGSSDPLINWKGLDNNGNKVPDGVYYYQAEVEFFTLDPKNARKTYKGWVEIVR
- a CDS encoding YciI family protein, translated to MDEFLLIFRHEDGQKIASPEQIQTWMKQTMDWIGGIAAQNKFSGGNGLPFEDARVVRPNNLVTNGPFGDIKETIGGYIIVKAHSVDEAVEFAKGCPVLQGHGNSVEVRKIAKNDTIQHDTIH